One genomic region from Pseudoduganella dura encodes:
- a CDS encoding tubulin-like doman-containing protein, whose amino-acid sequence MDPIGKKTELKVDLRPTLFIGAGGTGMEVMMRIRRRILSAVWNRHHPARVESIGEFPVARFLHIDLDSGAVIDEGKSQRTDPWYELVKLGDEERLVEPIDLQQYHESDDSLARFPLIESWMPLRPKKLRSLGIDPSLGAGQIRAVARLYLFDKYPKLRGRIKGALNFLASNAGIERKDNYQRLGLQVDTSKFRIVVIASNAGGTGAGTALDLGWLAKAIARQEVADSQVDLVMFMPTGYAHANKERTEANAYATLMEMETAMRDMNAQVRWADPDSLVGRGAPYDDVYFVDTANLANKATQDVKDAYQMVADSLFEDFASADFANRKRSVAVNQQQHKLGPFNPKVPEGRFGDMRLSYSKAYSAFGQSVLDTQQGLREDIRAYELAALMVKAFFGIIGTDGAPARRAGDGERDVFMREQMWLAERPFDEFPDFKKGTVEVTPFQEYALTDQLLMDKDQRSLLERVESKVQTEIDRITGGYDLKEWRAKIAELLPQLERDAIREAGATAETSEDRLKRHTQELVMRLKGRIRERLYGLLDDRRQGGLEFVLSLLEQIKARVAQRDIPRMEHNERRYREMRDALRTRQVEESLNNLSQAAGKWINAGAQAREVIVHLKRDIADYLRFHLLSVTAGQSAEVLRQVSGWLGEPLSVDEKGQAVWSGIAGEFQEGRRCVEAMLGAVDQRVAQLRADAQHEHATYMKLANGDAPPPVKLTGDVSAWSEEVLLEFGGSARLFPQLGDEKLRSSLLLKLFRRAQTQLSTEEAGTEPVDPLLERLLAMSVQERQRVFGEWLKSAMPWVNARFSAEFTPRADQFKCFVGVGDVNAWKRLEAEIRAAAPTGYFHGELVNIVNTGVKGRAVCYIELSGFPMTVLRGLPTWRTSYQIENPKIPTHLHFDATRFRHPIAPGMDELNRLADDYEWFLQAVALGVLKRKADLADREASFQPRGQYLYEVEQGSGEWLQVGNEYAVRSNGLPSYYREQIIATVQQRLARLGPHQFLLLAALMRHYQQRVYQPRLEVDETGAELPSPSLPNITAKRLHDEWLRRALAAEPALAASPHHALDRALELLPQWSEPVPGSASDAYAWEVQQSVDKRVPHAQFLNGEAAAKALLDGGPTLGKTPAGAIGAGSAFAGGAALVAPAAGVPALFKVFVNKTQQGPYTVAELAQRIALGEVGAATKVWNMRWVPHVDGWQPAGAVAELAPLFAAAIPDPSDDIPDPE is encoded by the coding sequence GTGGACCCGATCGGAAAGAAGACCGAACTGAAGGTCGACCTGCGGCCGACGCTGTTCATCGGCGCCGGCGGCACCGGCATGGAAGTGATGATGCGGATCCGGCGCCGCATCCTGTCGGCCGTGTGGAACCGGCACCACCCGGCGCGGGTCGAGTCGATCGGCGAATTCCCCGTCGCGCGCTTCCTGCACATCGACCTGGACAGCGGCGCCGTCATCGACGAGGGCAAGTCGCAGCGCACCGACCCGTGGTACGAACTGGTCAAGCTGGGCGATGAAGAGAGACTGGTCGAGCCGATCGACCTGCAGCAGTACCATGAATCCGACGACAGCCTGGCGCGCTTTCCGCTGATCGAAAGCTGGATGCCGCTGCGGCCGAAGAAGCTGCGTTCGCTGGGCATCGATCCATCGCTGGGCGCGGGCCAGATCCGCGCCGTGGCGCGGCTGTACCTGTTCGACAAGTATCCGAAACTGCGCGGCCGCATCAAGGGCGCGCTGAACTTCCTCGCCTCGAACGCGGGCATCGAGCGCAAGGACAATTACCAGCGCCTCGGCCTGCAGGTCGACACGTCGAAGTTCCGTATCGTCGTCATCGCGTCGAACGCGGGCGGCACCGGTGCCGGCACCGCGCTCGACCTGGGCTGGCTGGCCAAGGCCATCGCGCGGCAGGAAGTGGCGGACAGCCAGGTCGACCTGGTGATGTTCATGCCCACCGGGTATGCGCACGCCAACAAGGAGCGCACCGAGGCCAATGCCTATGCCACGCTGATGGAAATGGAAACGGCGATGCGCGACATGAACGCGCAGGTGCGCTGGGCCGACCCGGACAGCCTGGTCGGCCGCGGCGCGCCGTACGACGACGTGTATTTCGTCGATACGGCCAACCTGGCGAACAAGGCCACCCAGGACGTGAAGGATGCGTACCAGATGGTGGCCGACTCACTGTTCGAGGATTTCGCCTCCGCCGATTTCGCCAACCGCAAGCGCTCGGTCGCCGTGAACCAGCAGCAGCACAAGCTGGGGCCGTTCAACCCGAAGGTGCCGGAAGGGCGCTTTGGCGACATGCGCCTGTCGTACTCGAAAGCCTATTCGGCGTTCGGCCAGTCGGTGCTCGATACGCAGCAGGGCCTGCGCGAGGACATCCGCGCTTACGAACTGGCGGCCCTGATGGTGAAGGCGTTCTTCGGCATCATTGGCACCGACGGCGCTCCGGCGCGCCGCGCCGGCGACGGCGAGCGCGACGTGTTCATGCGCGAGCAGATGTGGCTGGCAGAGCGCCCGTTCGACGAATTCCCCGATTTCAAGAAGGGCACGGTGGAGGTGACGCCGTTCCAGGAATACGCGCTGACCGACCAGCTGCTGATGGACAAGGACCAGCGCTCGCTGCTGGAACGGGTGGAATCGAAGGTGCAGACGGAAATCGACCGCATCACCGGCGGCTACGACCTGAAGGAATGGCGCGCCAAGATCGCCGAGCTGCTGCCGCAGCTGGAGCGCGACGCGATCCGCGAGGCCGGGGCCACCGCCGAGACCAGCGAGGACCGGCTCAAGCGCCACACCCAGGAACTGGTGATGCGGCTGAAGGGCCGCATCCGCGAGCGGCTGTACGGCTTGCTGGACGACCGCCGCCAGGGCGGCCTGGAGTTCGTGCTGTCGCTGCTGGAGCAGATCAAGGCCCGCGTGGCCCAGCGCGACATTCCGCGCATGGAGCACAACGAGCGCCGCTACCGCGAGATGCGCGATGCGCTGCGCACCCGGCAGGTCGAAGAGTCGCTGAACAATCTCTCGCAGGCGGCCGGCAAGTGGATCAACGCCGGCGCGCAGGCGCGCGAAGTGATCGTGCACCTGAAACGCGATATCGCCGACTACCTGCGTTTTCACCTGTTGTCCGTCACCGCCGGGCAGTCCGCCGAAGTGCTCCGGCAGGTTTCAGGCTGGCTGGGCGAGCCGCTGTCGGTCGACGAGAAGGGGCAGGCCGTCTGGTCCGGCATCGCCGGCGAGTTCCAGGAAGGGCGGCGCTGCGTGGAAGCGATGCTGGGCGCCGTCGACCAGCGCGTGGCGCAGCTGCGCGCCGATGCGCAGCACGAGCATGCCACCTACATGAAGCTGGCGAACGGGGACGCGCCGCCGCCGGTGAAGCTGACCGGCGACGTGTCGGCGTGGAGCGAGGAAGTGCTGCTCGAATTCGGCGGCTCGGCGCGGCTGTTCCCGCAGCTGGGCGACGAGAAGCTGCGCTCCTCGCTGCTGCTGAAACTGTTCCGGCGCGCACAGACGCAGCTGTCCACGGAAGAAGCGGGGACGGAACCTGTCGATCCGCTGCTGGAGCGGCTGCTGGCGATGTCGGTGCAGGAGCGGCAGCGCGTGTTCGGCGAGTGGCTCAAGAGCGCGATGCCGTGGGTGAACGCGCGCTTTTCGGCCGAGTTCACGCCGCGCGCCGACCAGTTCAAGTGTTTCGTCGGCGTGGGCGATGTCAACGCGTGGAAGCGGCTGGAAGCCGAAATCCGCGCCGCCGCGCCCACCGGCTACTTCCACGGCGAACTGGTCAATATCGTCAACACGGGCGTCAAGGGCCGGGCGGTATGCTACATCGAACTGTCCGGGTTCCCGATGACGGTGCTGCGCGGGCTTCCCACGTGGCGCACCTCCTACCAGATCGAGAACCCGAAGATCCCCACGCACCTGCATTTCGACGCGACGCGCTTCCGCCACCCGATCGCGCCCGGCATGGATGAACTGAACCGGCTGGCCGACGATTACGAATGGTTCCTGCAGGCGGTCGCGCTCGGCGTGCTGAAGCGCAAGGCCGACCTGGCCGACCGCGAGGCGTCGTTCCAGCCGCGCGGCCAGTACCTGTACGAAGTGGAGCAGGGCTCCGGCGAATGGCTGCAGGTGGGCAACGAGTACGCGGTGCGCTCGAACGGGCTGCCGTCGTATTACCGCGAGCAGATCATCGCCACCGTGCAGCAGCGCCTGGCCCGGCTGGGACCGCACCAGTTCCTGCTGCTGGCGGCGCTGATGCGCCATTACCAGCAGCGCGTCTACCAGCCGCGCCTGGAAGTGGATGAAACCGGCGCCGAACTGCCGTCACCGTCGCTGCCGAACATCACGGCCAAGCGGCTGCACGACGAATGGCTGCGCCGCGCGCTGGCGGCCGAACCGGCGCTGGCGGCGTCGCCGCATCATGCGCTGGACCGTGCGCTGGAGTTGCTGCCGCAGTGGAGCGAGCCGGTGCCGGGATCGGCTTCCGATGCATATGCATGGGAAGTGCAGCAGAGCGTGGACAAGCGCGTGCCGCACGCGCAATTCCTGAACGGCGAAGCCGCGGCGAAAGCGCTGCTCGATGGCGGCCCGACGCTGGGCAAGACCCCGGCTGGCGCCATCGGCGCGGGAAGCGCTTTCGCCGGCGGTGCGGCCCTCGTCGCACCCGCTGCCGGCGTGCCGGCGCTGTTCAAGGTGTTCGTCAACAAGACGCAGCAAGGGCCGTACACGGTGGCCGAGCTGGCCCAGCGCATCGCGCTCGGCGAAGTGGGCGCCGCCACCAAGGTGTGGAACATGCGCTGGGTGCCGCACGTGGACGGTTGGCAGCCGGCCGGGGCGGTAGCGGAACTGGCGCCGCTGTTCGCGGCGGCGATCCCCGATCCCTCGGATGACATTCCAGATCCGGAGTAA
- a CDS encoding apolipophorin, which yields MQRPSRLLTAGSLALLLALAGCHKEDDRRVDGPAERAGKELDQATEKAVVHLDKAREDFQQAAKETGRELDQAAEKAGEGLNKAAEVVGEKLERAGEKVQASAEAARREDEEKGKSK from the coding sequence ATGCAACGACCATCACGATTGTTGACGGCAGGTTCGCTGGCGCTGCTGCTGGCGCTGGCGGGATGCCACAAGGAAGACGACCGCCGGGTCGATGGCCCGGCCGAGCGCGCCGGCAAGGAGCTCGACCAGGCCACCGAAAAGGCGGTCGTGCATCTCGACAAGGCGCGCGAGGATTTCCAGCAGGCGGCCAAGGAAACGGGCCGCGAGCTGGACCAGGCGGCGGAAAAGGCCGGCGAGGGGCTGAACAAGGCGGCTGAAGTCGTGGGCGAGAAGCTCGAACGGGCCGGCGAGAAGGTGCAGGCCAGCGCGGAGGCGGCGCGGCGGGAGGATGAGGAAAAAGGCAAGTCGAAGTAA
- a CDS encoding tetratricopeptide repeat-containing diguanylate cyclase — MAARPPFPSSSVLHACRRLAAALALAPVLAFGQPAVDAELAATREMVRFGPDEALRRLRAIESEARGGGVATRAEFLSLYSSATRRAGDTKGALAVADELVAYGRAQRDDGALAKGLLARSYALFEMDDLPAAHAAAFEAERRARATRDVPLQVQGIVTAGQTFQEQGNYPMALARLQAAIDLARTVRGDEVPLAGALNALAQLYTDMHQYDKGWEVQAESLAVAKRMRSQGRLAIALSTEYGLAIESKQYERARKALFEGLAVERRLGARQMIASSLVNLADSYLKDHDYRRAADFARQALAAGTEARHQNSISTAHVNLGLAYLGMGRVAEGKRQFEAGLATFEKIGVKPELQGVLVEYGAALERAGDYAGAVAAYHRERRISNEMFAEQRQKAVLELQQKYDTETKQRQIEALRQDNRVQSVELANRRLQQRIWWLLAIVFALASLVVGLLYRKVRQANAKLEVKNLELKQQSTLDPLTSLYNRRHFQDFMRSHAQAERRQHNGGGDDIIGALFLLDVDHFKHINDSHGHAAGDAVLKMIAASLRVVLRETDMIVRWGGEEFLAFLPAVPRRGLDDVARRILHGISSQTLAHGGKTLQVNVSVGFAPYPLAPGGTPLSWERAVNLVDMALYMAKSHGRNRAYGLRGFANLERTTLEAIEQDLEGAWRNGFVDLVVVPGEAPEATEIPAAAAKTGS, encoded by the coding sequence GTGGCTGCCCGACCACCCTTCCCTTCTTCCTCCGTTTTACATGCCTGCCGCCGACTCGCCGCCGCATTGGCGCTGGCGCCCGTGCTCGCGTTCGGCCAGCCGGCTGTCGATGCGGAGCTGGCCGCCACGCGCGAGATGGTGCGCTTCGGCCCGGACGAAGCGTTGCGCCGGCTGCGGGCGATCGAGTCCGAGGCGCGCGGCGGCGGCGTGGCCACCCGCGCCGAATTCCTGTCGCTGTACAGCAGCGCCACGCGGCGCGCCGGGGATACGAAGGGCGCGCTGGCCGTGGCCGACGAGCTGGTGGCGTACGGCCGGGCGCAGCGCGACGACGGCGCGCTGGCCAAGGGCCTGCTGGCGCGCAGCTATGCGCTGTTCGAAATGGATGACCTGCCTGCCGCGCATGCGGCGGCGTTCGAGGCCGAGCGCCGTGCGCGCGCCACGCGCGACGTGCCGCTGCAGGTGCAGGGAATCGTCACGGCCGGCCAGACTTTCCAGGAACAGGGCAACTACCCCATGGCGCTGGCCAGGCTGCAGGCGGCGATCGACCTGGCGCGCACCGTCCGCGGCGACGAGGTGCCGCTGGCCGGCGCGCTCAACGCGCTCGCGCAGCTGTACACGGACATGCACCAGTACGACAAGGGATGGGAAGTGCAGGCGGAGTCGCTTGCCGTGGCCAAGCGGATGCGCTCGCAGGGGCGGCTGGCGATCGCGCTGTCCACCGAGTACGGCCTGGCGATCGAGTCGAAGCAGTACGAGCGGGCGCGCAAGGCGCTGTTCGAAGGGCTGGCCGTGGAACGCAGGCTGGGCGCGCGGCAGATGATCGCCAGCTCGCTCGTCAACCTGGCCGACAGCTACCTGAAGGACCACGACTACCGGCGCGCCGCCGATTTCGCCCGGCAGGCGCTGGCGGCAGGCACCGAGGCGCGCCACCAGAACTCCATCTCGACGGCCCATGTCAACCTGGGCCTGGCCTACCTCGGCATGGGCCGCGTGGCCGAAGGCAAGCGCCAGTTCGAGGCGGGGCTGGCAACCTTCGAAAAGATCGGCGTCAAGCCCGAGCTGCAGGGCGTGCTGGTCGAGTACGGGGCGGCGCTGGAGCGGGCCGGGGATTACGCGGGCGCCGTCGCCGCGTATCACCGCGAACGGCGCATCTCCAACGAAATGTTCGCCGAGCAGCGCCAGAAAGCGGTGCTGGAACTGCAGCAGAAGTACGACACCGAAACCAAGCAGCGCCAGATCGAGGCGCTGCGGCAGGACAACCGCGTGCAAAGCGTCGAACTGGCCAACCGCCGGTTGCAGCAGCGCATCTGGTGGCTGCTGGCGATCGTGTTCGCACTGGCCTCGCTGGTCGTGGGCCTGCTGTACCGCAAGGTGCGGCAGGCCAATGCCAAGCTCGAGGTGAAGAACCTGGAACTGAAGCAGCAGAGCACGCTCGATCCGCTGACATCGCTGTACAACCGCCGCCACTTCCAGGACTTCATGCGCAGCCATGCGCAGGCGGAGCGCCGCCAGCACAACGGCGGCGGCGACGACATCATCGGCGCGCTGTTCCTGCTGGACGTGGACCATTTCAAGCACATCAACGACAGCCATGGCCATGCCGCCGGCGATGCGGTGCTGAAAATGATCGCGGCAAGCCTGCGCGTGGTACTGCGCGAAACGGACATGATCGTGCGCTGGGGCGGCGAGGAATTCCTCGCGTTCCTGCCGGCGGTACCGCGCCGCGGCCTCGATGACGTGGCGCGCCGCATCCTGCACGGCATTTCATCGCAAACGCTGGCGCACGGTGGCAAGACCTTGCAGGTCAATGTGTCGGTGGGGTTCGCGCCCTATCCGCTGGCGCCGGGCGGCACGCCGCTGTCATGGGAGCGCGCGGTCAACCTGGTCGACATGGCGCTGTACATGGCCAAGTCGCACGGGCGCAACCGCGCGTACGGCTTGCGCGGCTTCGCCAACCTGGAGCGGACGACGCTGGAAGCGATCGAGCAGGATCTCGAGGGCGCGTGGCGCAACGGCTTCGTGGACCTGGTCGTGGTGCCGGGCGAGGCCCCGGAAGCGACGGAAATCCCGGCGGCGGCCGCGAAAACCGGCAGTTGA